In one Umezawaea sp. Da 62-37 genomic region, the following are encoded:
- a CDS encoding amino acid adenylation domain-containing protein, with protein sequence MPYGHDVVDLLLEQVKLRERRPAVVCGDEVLSFGELAGRSSLLADHLQAVGVSPDDSVGLFVEPSVDLMVGAWGILFSGGAYLPLSPEYPEERLRYMIADSRTKVVFTSDQLKPRLAELCPPGVLIVTPQDVGSAAPAGSLPLRSPNAGQDRLAYVIYTSGSTGKPKGVMIEHRSVVNQLLWLGDEHGLADDKVVIQKTPMSFDAAQWEILAPGRGATVVMGTPGIYRDAEKLIQVIVENRVTTLQCVPTLLQALLDTELLSTCDSLTQVFSGGEALSRTLASHFLDVMPDCELVNVYGPTECTINSSSFVVDRASIDSYPQSIPIGLPARGTTYHVLDDAGDEVLDGEVGELHIGGTQLARGYLHQPGLTAERFIRDGSLFRTGDLVYRHPDGTAQFVARTDNQVKLRGFRVELDEIKLAIETHDWVKAASVLVKDDQHTGFQNLIACVELNPAEAALMDQGNHGAHHQSKAGRLQVRAQLSNPGVRADDLAGRSTTALAGASPAVRQRTQAFTRKSYRFYEGEAVREADLLRLLGRRVTGTGSRHVGEVGLAEFGEILRYFGSHVGEERILPKYGYASPGSLYATQLYLEINGIGDLASGVYYYHPLRHQLVLMSARPQSADAHVRIHFIGRLRAIEPVYRNNIVEVLEIETGHMVGLFEEVLPEHGLDIVAREYAPAVKDSLDCLPDDYYLGTFELVPYNGHREEHVDLYVQAHPGRVADLPSGQYRYADGRLTRFADDMVLRKQVIAINQAVYDRAAFGVTVVSRTGTGWLRYIDLGRTLQRLSMNDVHIGLMSSGYSSKSGDDLPSARRMDAILRANGEDSGPSYFFVGGRVTDEQWRSEGMKEDVVHMKGPAELIKDDLVTLLPDYMIPNKVVVFDSLPLTANGKIDAQALHASSLTEAGRTDRPFAAPRTGTERRVLALWKKLMRREVVSTLDDFFETGGNSLIAVGLVNRINRAFGSSLPLQVLFEASTVRDLARRLDDEHAATASRLVPLVETGTGGPVFCWPGLGGYPMNLRTLAAAAAFGRPFYGVQAHGINHGEDPYGTFAEMAAADVAEIRRVQPSGPYTLWGYSFGARVAFETAYLLEAAGETVENLVLIAPGSPKVDGGGPTGDVGYHDPAYVTILFSVFAGAVTGPAVGRCLAAAVDDETFAAFVCREFPGLDRDLVLRITRIVARTYRFKYTFAELAERRITAPITILKAAGDDRSFIEAGGAHDPRSATFTTLAADHYSVLKEPDISELVAAISRIGAEREEDIVPHVNIKHFPVPLTDEQEFELVMAVSAAVARAFGCDEGVVSIALEPVEKQLWNDNVYVPEIVNRKNLLHKSPNY encoded by the coding sequence ATGCCATATGGACACGATGTGGTCGACCTGTTACTTGAACAGGTGAAATTGCGTGAAAGGCGTCCCGCTGTGGTATGCGGTGACGAAGTCCTGAGTTTCGGCGAACTGGCGGGTCGAAGTTCGCTGCTGGCCGACCACTTGCAAGCGGTCGGCGTTTCTCCTGATGACAGCGTCGGGTTGTTCGTCGAACCCTCGGTGGACCTCATGGTCGGTGCCTGGGGAATTCTTTTCTCAGGCGGAGCTTATCTCCCCCTGTCTCCGGAGTACCCGGAGGAGCGTCTGCGCTACATGATCGCGGACTCCCGGACGAAGGTCGTCTTCACCTCCGACCAGCTCAAGCCGCGCTTGGCCGAACTGTGCCCGCCCGGCGTGCTGATCGTGACCCCGCAGGACGTCGGAAGCGCCGCACCAGCGGGTTCGTTACCGCTGAGAAGCCCGAACGCCGGCCAGGACAGGCTCGCGTACGTCATCTACACCTCGGGCAGCACGGGCAAGCCGAAGGGGGTGATGATCGAGCACCGCAGCGTCGTCAACCAGCTGCTCTGGCTGGGTGACGAACACGGACTGGCCGATGACAAGGTCGTGATCCAGAAGACCCCGATGAGTTTCGACGCCGCGCAATGGGAGATCCTGGCCCCTGGTCGGGGCGCGACGGTGGTCATGGGAACTCCGGGGATCTACCGCGACGCCGAGAAGCTGATCCAGGTCATCGTCGAAAACCGGGTGACCACGCTGCAATGCGTACCCACCTTGCTCCAAGCGCTTCTGGACACGGAACTCCTGTCCACGTGCGATTCGCTCACGCAGGTGTTCAGCGGCGGCGAAGCGCTTTCGAGGACGTTGGCCTCACATTTCCTCGACGTCATGCCGGACTGCGAGCTCGTCAACGTGTACGGCCCGACGGAATGCACGATCAACTCGTCGTCCTTCGTGGTGGACCGGGCGTCGATCGACAGCTATCCGCAGTCCATCCCCATCGGGCTTCCCGCCCGTGGAACGACCTATCACGTTTTGGACGACGCGGGCGACGAGGTGCTGGACGGGGAGGTCGGCGAACTGCACATCGGCGGAACGCAACTTGCCCGCGGCTACCTGCACCAGCCCGGTCTGACCGCCGAAAGATTCATTCGGGACGGGTCGCTCTTCCGCACGGGCGACCTGGTCTACCGGCACCCGGACGGCACGGCGCAGTTCGTCGCGCGCACCGACAACCAGGTGAAACTGCGCGGCTTCCGCGTCGAACTCGACGAGATCAAGCTGGCCATCGAGACCCACGACTGGGTCAAGGCCGCCAGCGTGCTGGTGAAGGACGACCAGCACACCGGGTTCCAGAACCTGATCGCGTGCGTCGAACTCAACCCCGCCGAAGCGGCGCTGATGGACCAGGGCAACCACGGCGCGCACCACCAGTCGAAGGCGGGCAGGCTCCAGGTCCGGGCGCAGCTGTCGAACCCGGGGGTGCGGGCCGACGATCTCGCGGGCAGGTCGACCACCGCCCTCGCGGGGGCGTCCCCGGCGGTGAGGCAGCGCACGCAGGCGTTCACCCGCAAGTCCTACCGGTTCTACGAGGGCGAGGCGGTTCGCGAGGCGGACCTCCTGCGACTGCTCGGCCGTCGGGTCACGGGTACCGGCTCACGGCACGTGGGCGAGGTGGGCCTCGCCGAGTTCGGCGAGATCCTGCGCTACTTCGGCAGTCACGTCGGCGAGGAGCGGATCCTGCCGAAGTACGGCTACGCGTCACCGGGCTCGCTCTACGCGACGCAGCTCTACCTGGAGATCAACGGGATCGGCGACCTGGCGTCCGGCGTCTACTACTACCACCCGTTGCGCCACCAGCTCGTCCTGATGAGCGCGCGGCCGCAGTCGGCCGACGCCCACGTGAGGATCCACTTCATCGGCAGGCTGCGTGCGATCGAGCCGGTCTACCGCAACAACATCGTCGAGGTGCTGGAGATCGAGACGGGCCACATGGTCGGCCTGTTCGAGGAGGTCCTGCCGGAACACGGCCTGGACATCGTCGCCCGCGAGTACGCGCCCGCGGTGAAGGACTCGCTCGACTGCCTGCCGGACGACTACTACCTCGGCACGTTCGAACTGGTGCCCTACAACGGTCACCGCGAGGAGCACGTCGACCTCTACGTCCAGGCGCATCCGGGGCGGGTCGCGGACCTGCCGTCGGGCCAGTACCGCTACGCCGACGGGCGGCTCACCCGTTTCGCCGACGACATGGTGCTGCGCAAGCAGGTCATCGCCATCAACCAGGCCGTGTACGACCGCGCCGCGTTCGGGGTGACGGTCGTCAGCCGCACCGGGACGGGCTGGCTGCGCTACATCGATCTCGGCCGGACGCTGCAACGCCTCTCGATGAACGACGTGCACATCGGACTCATGTCGTCCGGGTACAGCTCCAAGAGCGGCGACGACCTCCCCTCGGCGCGCCGGATGGACGCGATCCTGCGGGCCAACGGCGAGGACTCGGGCCCCTCGTACTTCTTCGTCGGCGGCCGGGTCACCGACGAGCAGTGGCGCAGCGAGGGGATGAAGGAGGACGTGGTCCACATGAAGGGCCCCGCCGAGCTGATCAAGGACGACCTGGTCACCCTGCTGCCCGACTACATGATCCCCAACAAGGTGGTCGTCTTCGACTCGCTGCCCCTGACCGCGAACGGCAAGATCGACGCCCAGGCGCTGCACGCTTCCAGCCTGACGGAGGCGGGCCGGACGGACCGGCCGTTCGCCGCGCCGCGGACGGGCACCGAGCGCCGTGTCCTCGCGCTGTGGAAGAAGCTCATGCGCCGCGAGGTCGTGTCGACCCTGGACGACTTCTTCGAGACCGGCGGGAACTCCCTCATCGCGGTGGGACTGGTCAACCGGATCAACCGCGCGTTCGGGAGCTCGTTGCCCCTCCAGGTGCTGTTCGAGGCGTCGACCGTGCGGGACCTCGCGCGCCGCCTCGACGACGAGCACGCCGCCACGGCGTCCAGGTTGGTGCCACTGGTCGAAACGGGGACGGGCGGGCCCGTGTTCTGCTGGCCCGGTCTCGGCGGCTACCCGATGAACCTGCGCACGCTCGCGGCCGCGGCGGCGTTCGGCAGGCCCTTCTACGGCGTCCAAGCGCACGGCATCAACCACGGTGAGGACCCCTACGGCACGTTCGCCGAGATGGCCGCGGCCGACGTAGCGGAGATCCGCCGTGTCCAGCCGTCCGGGCCGTACACGCTGTGGGGCTACTCCTTCGGGGCCCGGGTGGCGTTCGAGACGGCCTACCTGCTCGAGGCGGCGGGGGAGACCGTGGAGAACCTGGTGCTCATCGCGCCGGGATCGCCCAAGGTCGACGGGGGCGGCCCGACGGGCGACGTCGGCTACCACGACCCCGCGTACGTGACGATCCTGTTCTCGGTCTTCGCGGGCGCTGTCACCGGTCCCGCGGTGGGCCGGTGCCTCGCCGCGGCGGTCGACGACGAGACCTTCGCGGCGTTCGTCTGCCGGGAGTTCCCCGGACTCGATCGGGACCTGGTCCTGCGGATCACCCGGATCGTGGCGCGGACCTACCGGTTCAAGTACACGTTCGCCGAATTGGCCGAACGGCGGATCACCGCGCCGATCACCATCCTCAAGGCCGCGGGCGACGACCGGTCGTTCATCGAGGCTGGCGGCGCGCACGACCCGCGCTCAGCC
- a CDS encoding TetR/AcrR family transcriptional regulator: protein MSEHEPTRRERSRRRTVAEIKAAAMDQVREAGAESLSLNAIGRTMAMSAAALYRYFDGRDELLAELAADVHRELACALEVAVRGGSAAARVRSVANAYRDWALANPHAYRLAHGPHGSGRHHAADRIVPAAQRSMNVLLAVVVEVGEPTGAPVPAELERQIRRWKSDLPVAVLHFGLVWWGRLHGLISLELGTHLAATGVDPALLYQGEIDALLAGLRHPTPSA from the coding sequence ATGAGTGAGCACGAACCGACCCGCCGCGAGAGGTCCCGCCGCCGGACCGTGGCGGAGATCAAGGCCGCGGCGATGGACCAGGTGCGCGAGGCAGGCGCGGAGTCGCTGTCCCTCAACGCGATCGGGCGCACCATGGCGATGTCGGCGGCCGCGCTGTACCGGTACTTCGACGGCCGGGACGAACTGCTCGCCGAACTGGCCGCCGACGTCCACCGGGAACTCGCCTGCGCGCTGGAGGTGGCTGTCCGGGGCGGATCCGCCGCCGCGCGGGTCCGTTCGGTCGCGAACGCCTACCGGGACTGGGCGCTGGCCAACCCCCACGCCTACCGCCTGGCCCACGGGCCCCACGGCTCGGGTCGGCACCACGCCGCCGACCGCATCGTGCCCGCCGCACAGCGGAGCATGAACGTGCTGCTTGCCGTCGTCGTCGAGGTCGGGGAACCCACCGGCGCGCCCGTCCCGGCCGAACTGGAGCGGCAGATCCGGCGCTGGAAGAGCGACCTCCCCGTCGCGGTGCTGCACTTCGGGCTGGTCTGGTGGGGCAGGTTGCACGGCCTGATCAGCCTCGAACTGGGCACCCACCTGGCCGCGACCGGCGTGGATCCCGCGTTGCTCTACCAGGGTGAGATCGACGCTCTGCTGGCCGGACTGCGCCACCCGACCCCCTCGGCGTGA
- a CDS encoding BMP family ABC transporter substrate-binding protein, translating to MAVSACAKDTGGGAAGSTAATGTACEFATPPSAPATSDTTAVDGGKVDGSALKIGLAYDIGGRGDASFNDLAAAGFDRTIQDMGVKKENTRELSAAPNEDEAVKQGRLRQLASEGFNPIVGVGFAYTEALKVVAPEFPDVRFGLVDSAVEGAPNVTPLVFAEQEGSFLAGVVAAYQSKACHVGFVGGVDIPLIQKFEAGYAQGAKAAAPKIRVEKKYITPAGDFTGFQDPAKGQEIAKGLIETGADVLYPAAGASGIGVFSAVKQAGVLAIGCDADQYNQPTLADSRNVIVASSLKRVDVAVYDFFRAAAKNDLASLPKVFDLKVDGVGYATSGGRIDAKLQGILEGYRAQIVEGRIKVSDKP from the coding sequence ATGGCGGTGAGCGCGTGCGCCAAGGACACCGGTGGTGGGGCAGCGGGTTCGACGGCGGCGACCGGTACCGCGTGCGAGTTCGCGACACCACCCAGTGCTCCTGCCACGTCCGACACCACTGCCGTCGACGGCGGGAAGGTCGACGGCAGCGCGCTGAAGATCGGTCTGGCCTACGACATCGGTGGTCGTGGTGACGCGTCGTTCAACGACCTCGCGGCCGCCGGGTTCGACCGGACGATCCAGGACATGGGCGTCAAGAAGGAGAACACCCGTGAACTCTCCGCCGCCCCGAACGAGGACGAGGCGGTCAAGCAGGGGCGGTTGCGCCAGCTCGCGTCCGAGGGTTTCAACCCGATCGTCGGTGTCGGCTTCGCGTACACGGAGGCGCTGAAGGTCGTCGCGCCGGAGTTCCCGGACGTCAGGTTCGGTCTGGTGGACTCGGCCGTGGAGGGCGCGCCCAACGTCACACCGCTGGTCTTCGCCGAGCAGGAGGGGTCTTTCCTGGCGGGAGTGGTGGCCGCGTACCAGAGCAAGGCGTGCCACGTCGGTTTCGTCGGCGGTGTGGACATCCCGTTGATCCAGAAGTTCGAAGCGGGCTACGCGCAGGGCGCCAAGGCCGCCGCGCCGAAGATCCGGGTGGAGAAGAAGTACATCACCCCGGCCGGTGACTTCACCGGCTTCCAGGACCCCGCCAAGGGGCAGGAGATCGCGAAGGGGCTCATCGAGACCGGCGCGGACGTCCTGTACCCCGCCGCGGGCGCCTCCGGCATCGGCGTCTTCTCCGCGGTGAAGCAGGCGGGCGTGCTCGCGATCGGGTGCGACGCCGACCAGTACAACCAGCCGACGTTGGCGGACAGCAGGAACGTCATCGTCGCGTCGAGCCTCAAGCGCGTCGACGTCGCGGTGTACGACTTCTTCAGGGCGGCGGCGAAGAACGACCTCGCCTCGTTGCCGAAGGTCTTCGACCTCAAGGTGGACGGCGTCGGCTACGCCACGTCGGGCGGCAGGATCGACGCGAAGTTGCAGGGCATCCTGGAGGGGTACAGGGCGCAGATCGTCGAGGGCAGGATCAAGGTCTCGGACAAGCCGTAG
- a CDS encoding helix-turn-helix domain-containing protein, producing the protein MTELEKGPLGRRRGRGAHERILSASQQLFRDQGINRTGMDQLCAAAQVSKRTAYQHFANKDELVAEYLRRFDPDVMPGVFDRTDLTPRERLLAAFEMPASTPLCPYIAAAVELHDPQHPASRYARDYKTAIAARLTDAAREAGAADPEQLGEQLALLIDGASARTRVLDSDSFPTAAAIAAVLIDNAIPA; encoded by the coding sequence ATGACGGAGTTGGAGAAAGGTCCCTTGGGCCGGCGGCGCGGCCGGGGCGCGCACGAGCGCATCCTCAGCGCGTCACAACAGCTGTTCCGCGATCAGGGCATCAACCGCACCGGCATGGACCAGCTCTGCGCCGCGGCCCAGGTGTCCAAGCGGACGGCCTACCAGCACTTCGCCAACAAGGACGAACTCGTCGCCGAGTACCTGCGCCGATTCGATCCCGACGTCATGCCGGGAGTGTTCGACCGCACCGACCTCACACCCCGCGAACGACTCCTCGCCGCCTTCGAGATGCCCGCGTCCACTCCCCTGTGCCCCTACATCGCGGCGGCCGTCGAACTCCACGACCCCCAGCACCCCGCGTCCCGGTACGCACGCGACTACAAGACCGCCATCGCCGCGCGGCTCACCGACGCCGCCCGCGAAGCAGGCGCCGCCGACCCCGAACAGCTCGGCGAACAACTGGCGCTGCTCATCGACGGCGCCTCGGCCCGCACCAGGGTCCTCGACAGCGATTCCTTCCCCACCGCAGCCGCCATCGCCGCCGTCCTCATCGACAACGCCATCCCCGCGTGA
- a CDS encoding NAD(P)-binding domain-containing protein yields the protein MSGITLIGTGNMARTIGTLAVAGGNTVEVMGRDQAKAEGLAKTLGGGTTTGKWGAVPAGDIVITALLHDGVVPVVLEYGDALAGKVIVDISNPFNATFDGLVHSEETSVAQEVAKVAPAGAGVVKAFNTIFRDVLEKGRPNVFMAGDDAQAKADVAAFVESLGLRPLDVGGLKMAHWLEGVGVVTVGLAGNGVGHWDFALGVDEFTG from the coding sequence ATGAGCGGCATCACCCTCATCGGTACGGGGAACATGGCCCGCACCATCGGCACGCTCGCGGTGGCGGGCGGCAACACCGTCGAGGTCATGGGACGCGATCAGGCCAAGGCCGAGGGCCTGGCCAAAACCCTGGGCGGCGGCACGACGACGGGCAAGTGGGGCGCCGTCCCGGCCGGGGACATCGTCATCACGGCCCTGTTGCACGACGGTGTCGTCCCGGTCGTCCTCGAGTACGGCGACGCCCTCGCGGGCAAGGTCATCGTCGACATCAGCAACCCCTTCAACGCCACGTTCGACGGACTGGTCCACAGCGAGGAGACCTCGGTCGCGCAGGAGGTCGCCAAGGTGGCCCCGGCGGGCGCCGGCGTGGTGAAGGCGTTCAACACCATCTTCCGCGATGTGCTGGAGAAGGGGCGTCCCAACGTCTTCATGGCAGGTGACGACGCCCAGGCCAAGGCGGACGTGGCGGCTTTCGTCGAGAGTCTCGGACTGCGCCCGTTGGACGTCGGCGGCCTGAAAATGGCGCACTGGCTGGAAGGGGTGGGCGTGGTCACGGTGGGCTTGGCGGGCAACGGGGTCGGCCACTGGGACTTCGCCCTCGGTGTCGACGAATTCACCGGCTGA
- a CDS encoding SDR family oxidoreductase, producing the protein MGKLDGKVAVITGASTGMALAGARLFVEEGAHVFIQARRQEALDDAVELIGRNVTAVQGDAADLDDLDRLYDTVKREKGSIDVLWASAGMGEPAVLGEITEEQFHRAFSLNARGTLFTVQKALPLINDNGSILMTGSNASLGAFPGWSLYAGSKAVQQAWARVWLNELRDRGIRVNVLTPGQVATAKQEELFDEATRSAFESLIPRGAMGRPEEIAAVALFLASDDSSYVNGLELVADGGTTAI; encoded by the coding sequence GTGGGAAAGCTCGACGGCAAGGTAGCGGTGATCACCGGCGCGTCCACCGGCATGGCACTGGCGGGCGCCAGGCTGTTCGTCGAGGAGGGAGCGCACGTCTTCATCCAGGCCCGGCGGCAGGAAGCACTCGACGACGCGGTCGAACTGATCGGCCGCAACGTCACCGCCGTCCAGGGTGACGCGGCCGACCTGGACGACCTGGATCGCCTGTACGACACCGTCAAGCGGGAAAAGGGCTCGATCGACGTGCTGTGGGCCAGCGCCGGGATGGGTGAGCCCGCCGTCCTCGGCGAGATCACCGAGGAGCAGTTCCACCGCGCCTTCTCGCTCAACGCGCGCGGCACCCTGTTCACCGTGCAGAAGGCACTGCCGCTGATCAACGACAACGGCTCGATCCTCATGACCGGGTCCAACGCCTCCCTCGGCGCCTTCCCCGGCTGGAGCCTCTACGCGGGGAGCAAAGCCGTCCAGCAGGCCTGGGCCCGCGTCTGGCTCAACGAACTGCGCGACCGCGGGATCCGGGTCAACGTCCTCACCCCCGGCCAGGTCGCCACCGCCAAGCAGGAAGAACTCTTCGACGAGGCGACCAGGTCCGCGTTCGAGTCCCTCATCCCCCGCGGGGCGATGGGCCGCCCCGAAGAGATCGCCGCCGTCGCCCTGTTCCTGGCCTCCGACGACTCCAGCTACGTCAACGGCCTGGAACTGGTCGCCGACGGCGGCACCACCGCCATCTGA
- a CDS encoding TetR/AcrR family transcriptional regulator yields MTEQAPVMSRRERLRAQTFQEIEDSSFAIIDAEGVHALTIAALARSMAMSAPAVYRYFPSRDALLAHLITVSYRQLTTAMSEAVDGVPRGPRVLVGLLVAAYRDWALSHRRRYGMLFADRDDNALADESARTPLHQGMALLVDLLAAVQTTASAAPTSGDPVLDGQLTLWAGSQDRAGTTPSAAAAAILIWTRAHGVISLELAGVFENATIDAQRLIDLEIDNAIRPLVAAVP; encoded by the coding sequence ATGACCGAACAGGCACCCGTGATGAGCAGGCGTGAACGGCTACGGGCCCAGACGTTCCAGGAGATCGAGGACTCGTCCTTCGCGATCATCGACGCGGAGGGCGTGCACGCGTTGACGATCGCGGCCCTCGCCCGGAGCATGGCGATGTCCGCGCCCGCGGTGTACCGCTACTTCCCCTCGCGCGACGCCCTGCTCGCGCACCTGATCACGGTGTCGTACCGGCAGTTGACCACGGCGATGAGCGAGGCCGTGGACGGGGTGCCGCGGGGGCCGCGCGTGCTCGTGGGGCTGCTCGTCGCCGCGTACCGCGACTGGGCGCTGAGCCACCGGCGGCGCTACGGGATGCTGTTCGCCGACCGCGACGACAACGCGCTGGCCGACGAGTCGGCGCGGACCCCGCTGCACCAGGGGATGGCGCTGCTCGTCGACTTGCTGGCGGCCGTCCAGACCACCGCGTCCGCCGCGCCCACCAGTGGCGACCCCGTCCTGGACGGGCAGTTGACGCTGTGGGCGGGCTCGCAGGATCGGGCAGGCACCACCCCGAGCGCGGCCGCCGCGGCGATCCTGATCTGGACGCGGGCGCACGGGGTCATCAGCCTGGAACTGGCCGGGGTGTTCGAGAACGCCACCATCGACGCGCAGCGCCTGATCGACCTGGAGATCGACAACGCCATCCGCCCCCTGGTGGCGGCCGTGCCGTGA
- a CDS encoding alpha/beta hydrolase — protein MPVAMINDLPLHYTDSGGDGPVLVLGHGFFLDSSIFTAQAAAVSPRWRVLAWDARGHGATPDTTGTPYTYWDQARDVLGLLDHLGIDKAVVGGVSQGGFTALRVALLAPDRVAGLVLWDTEATACHPEDKTGYRAMFDALAEHGPIDDLTVPLSTQLLGDSDRREAWRERWRNTALPLGSAADCLLERDDVSDRLGGIDCPVLLMWGEHDVSLPRDRMESLRDRLPGADRVHVIAGAAHTPPLTHADQVNVLLAEFLQRLEPFGSNKATSTQR, from the coding sequence ATGCCCGTCGCGATGATCAACGACCTGCCGCTGCACTACACCGACTCCGGAGGGGACGGACCCGTTCTCGTCCTCGGGCACGGCTTCTTCCTGGACAGCAGCATCTTCACCGCCCAGGCGGCCGCCGTGAGCCCGCGGTGGCGGGTCCTCGCCTGGGACGCGCGAGGACACGGCGCCACCCCCGACACCACCGGAACCCCGTACACCTACTGGGACCAGGCCCGCGACGTGCTCGGCCTGCTCGACCACCTCGGCATCGACAAGGCCGTGGTCGGCGGTGTCAGCCAGGGCGGGTTCACCGCACTGCGGGTCGCACTGCTCGCCCCGGACCGGGTTGCCGGGCTGGTGCTGTGGGACACCGAGGCAACCGCCTGCCACCCCGAGGACAAGACCGGCTACCGGGCGATGTTCGACGCCCTGGCCGAGCACGGCCCGATCGACGACCTGACCGTGCCGCTCTCGACCCAACTGCTCGGGGACAGCGACCGGCGTGAGGCGTGGCGTGAGCGTTGGAGGAACACCGCCCTGCCGCTGGGCTCGGCGGCCGACTGCCTGCTGGAGCGCGACGACGTCAGCGACCGGCTCGGCGGGATCGACTGCCCGGTACTGCTGATGTGGGGCGAGCACGACGTTTCCCTGCCGCGCGACCGGATGGAGTCGCTGCGCGACCGACTGCCCGGAGCCGATCGCGTCCACGTCATCGCCGGCGCCGCGCACACACCACCGCTGACCCACGCCGACCAGGTCAACGTCCTGCTGGCCGAGTTCCTCCAGCGGCTGGAACCCTTTGGTTCCAACAAGGCGACCAGCACCCAGAGGTAG
- a CDS encoding medium chain dehydrogenase/reductase family protein — translation MPETNNPTTTATEMVLPGKVAATGLRATRRTLPAPTAGQALVRVEAAAVSFAESAMRRGRYYGQPAFPFVPGYDLAGVVEAVGPDVDRALVGKRVASLTKTGAWATAVVLDAADLVEVPDGVSAEEAETVTVNGLTAYQMLHRAKVQAGQTVLVLGVAGGVGTLLTQLARHAGARVIGTANPRHHEALRELGVEPIDYRDPDISARVRELAPDGVDAVFDHLGGASVSVSYKLLNRTGTLISYSIASKLDDTTPVLLSFLNVLTKLAFWNHLPTGRHASFYDVWSGAGKPGSAKRDEFRARIRTDLTHVFTLLRDGVLTAKIAARYPLTEVAAAMELSESSGRTTLGKIILIP, via the coding sequence ATGCCCGAGACGAACAACCCCACCACCACGGCGACCGAGATGGTCCTGCCCGGCAAGGTCGCGGCGACCGGACTGCGCGCGACCCGGCGCACGCTGCCCGCGCCCACCGCCGGTCAGGCGCTGGTGCGCGTCGAAGCGGCCGCGGTGTCCTTCGCGGAGAGCGCGATGCGCCGCGGCCGCTACTACGGCCAACCCGCGTTCCCGTTCGTGCCCGGCTACGACCTCGCGGGCGTCGTCGAGGCGGTCGGCCCCGACGTGGACCGCGCGCTGGTCGGCAAGCGCGTCGCCTCGCTGACCAAGACCGGCGCCTGGGCCACGGCCGTCGTGCTCGACGCGGCCGACCTGGTCGAGGTGCCCGACGGGGTGAGCGCGGAGGAGGCGGAGACGGTCACCGTCAACGGCTTGACCGCCTACCAGATGCTCCACCGGGCGAAGGTCCAGGCGGGCCAGACCGTGCTCGTCCTCGGCGTCGCCGGAGGGGTCGGCACCCTGCTGACCCAGCTCGCCCGGCACGCGGGCGCCCGCGTGATCGGCACGGCGAACCCGCGCCACCACGAGGCGCTGCGCGAGCTCGGAGTCGAGCCGATCGACTACCGGGATCCCGACATCAGCGCCCGCGTCCGGGAGTTGGCCCCCGACGGCGTGGACGCGGTGTTCGACCACCTCGGCGGCGCGAGCGTCTCCGTCTCATACAAGCTGCTCAACCGCACCGGAACCCTGATCTCCTACAGCATCGCGAGCAAGCTCGACGACACCACTCCCGTGCTGCTGAGCTTCCTGAACGTGCTGACGAAGCTGGCTTTCTGGAACCACCTGCCCACCGGCAGGCATGCGAGCTTCTACGACGTGTGGTCCGGCGCGGGCAAGCCTGGCTCCGCCAAGCGCGACGAGTTCCGCGCCCGGATCCGCACCGACCTCACCCACGTCTTCACCCTCCTGCGCGACGGCGTGCTCACCGCGAAGATCGCCGCCCGCTACCCGCTGACCGAGGTGGCCGCGGCGATGGAACTCTCCGAGTCCTCCGGCCGGACCACCCTCGGCAAGATCATCCTGATCCCCTGA